A single Methylobacterium sp. 17Sr1-1 DNA region contains:
- the nusB gene encoding transcription antitermination factor NusB: MKPAERSGARLAVVQALYEMEISGKGVIDALAEFEAFWIGQVIDEVEHPPAETAFFRDLLRGTVEEQRAIDQRLDAALAAGWPLRRLEAVVRAILRAGAYEVMFRRDVPVKVAISEYVDVAHSFYEGEEPGLVNAVLDKVGRAVRPDDFNKGSRAG, translated from the coding sequence ATGAAGCCCGCCGAGCGCAGCGGCGCCCGCCTCGCGGTGGTCCAGGCCCTCTACGAGATGGAGATCTCCGGCAAGGGCGTGATCGACGCCCTCGCCGAGTTCGAGGCGTTCTGGATCGGCCAGGTGATCGACGAGGTCGAGCACCCGCCGGCCGAGACCGCGTTCTTCCGCGACCTCCTGCGCGGCACCGTCGAGGAGCAGCGGGCGATCGACCAGCGCCTCGACGCGGCGCTCGCCGCCGGTTGGCCCCTGCGCCGGCTCGAAGCGGTGGTCCGCGCGATCCTGCGGGCCGGCGCCTACGAGGTGATGTTCCGCCGCGACGTGCCGGTGAAGGTCGCGATCTCCGAATACGTCGACGTCGCCCACAGCTTCTACGAGGGCGAGGAGCCGGGCCTCGTCAACGCGGTGCTCGACAAGGTCGGCCGCGCGGTGCGCCCGGACGATTTCAACAAGGGCTCGCGGGCCGGGTGA